One Carya illinoinensis cultivar Pawnee chromosome 5, C.illinoinensisPawnee_v1, whole genome shotgun sequence genomic window, CCCAGTTGCTGAAAGCAGAGAAATCTGCAGCTGAAGCTTTTGAAGCAGCAGCAGCCATAGGAGTTACCATGTATGACATACCGAATTGCCCGCGGAAGCCTTGTCAAATAGAGACATCCTCTGTTAATGGAGGAGGATCTACAACTTATAAAGTTTCAGCATCTTTTGAAACTGCGTTTGAGGTGGATAAAGGAGTAGCTGCAGCAGTCAAAACTGCATTAATTAGGCTTGCAAATTGCGCCACTTTCAATaaagatgaatttaaagaaCTTCTACGAAAAATCAGTCAGAACCCGGATACAGGTGAAAATAATCAGGAATTATCAGAATTTTCTTCGGAATGTGAATCTGAGTCGGGGTCAGAACTTGAAAATGCATCTCAAAATGATGGCTTTAGCGCTCAAGACATTGACTGTAAGCTGCCAGTTCCAGAGATGAGACAGAGGAAAAACAGGAGAAGACTATCTTTAGAAAGACTTAATTCAACAAAGCTTGTGGAGATGATGCTTGAGAGGCTCAGATGTTTGCAAGAAGATGAACTTTCTAGTCTTGCCACTATTGTTGCAACCTGTGGTTTAAATGCTGCCTTAGCTGAAGTACAAACCAGCAAGCTGCATGATCCAGACTCTGCTGATTATAGCTCCACTGAGGCACCTAATTTTGCGCAAAGAATCTCTTCTGTGGAAGCAGGAAACCTAGAGTCTTTCATGGATGAGCatagaagaaggaagaaagttGACTCAGAACTCCCAAGTCTTGACAAGTTTTTGATTAAACGCATGTCGAAACTTGAAAAAGAGGTTTGGGAAGCAAAGAAGTGCCGAAGGAATGAGTCTAAGGAAGGAGGAATCAAGAATAATTCTTGTACCATTGAGAAAGAGCTTGAAGAGGCAAATAATAAATCAGGAAGAGATTTTGAAACGAACAGTAAGAAGCTGAACAGTGATAGAACTTCATCTGAGGCTGTTCCTGATTTGGGAACTATACTAGTAAAGCGTTGCTCAAAACTAGAAAAGGACATTGAAGATTCCAAAAGGAATAATGAAATAGCATTTGAAATGAAGGGCAAAAGACTGAGAGGAGGGCTAAATGTGGTTGGTGGTCAGACAAGCCGGGATGTTTCAGAAGTTCCAAGCCTAGATAAGTTCCTAGTCAAACATGTCTCAAGACTTGAAAAAGAGGTCCAAGAAGCAAAAAACAGAAGAGAAACTGAACCGCGTAGAGGCAGGTTAACAATGAGGAAGATAAAAGTTGATTCCTCTGCTTCAGATGAACAATCGGAGAATATTATATTTTCTGAAGGagtagaggaaaaagaaaatgctgaCTTGAATAAggaagtttttaaaatttatgagaTGGAACAA contains:
- the LOC122309263 gene encoding uncharacterized protein LOC122309263; amino-acid sequence: MEDEPLRNTQHPVTSTFFKQKSESDEKKKNPVLIPFSILSCKISFSISAFYNFSFPSPTFSSIFFPYRIFRLQGFAMDLGCLDLGCVSVSDKQGTGAAVSISDSRDDNVSENTTARTKIGKNKLLKETGQPTSNALNKFTSQIKKPPHRKSSPINWFPRKKVDSYLKRKIKMLQEVDGMNLTLDETLGDSNPHYSRVLREKMATREAAHKAMEARKAALVEASWCRILHAARIQSKEAETQLLKAEKSAAEAFEAAAAIGVTMYDIPNCPRKPCQIETSSVNGGGSTTYKVSASFETAFEVDKGVAAAVKTALIRLANCATFNKDEFKELLRKISQNPDTGENNQELSEFSSECESESGSELENASQNDGFSAQDIDCKLPVPEMRQRKNRRRLSLERLNSTKLVEMMLERLRCLQEDELSSLATIVATCGLNAALAEVQTSKLHDPDSADYSSTEAPNFAQRISSVEAGNLESFMDEHRRRKKVDSELPSLDKFLIKRMSKLEKEVWEAKKCRRNESKEGGIKNNSCTIEKELEEANNKSGRDFETNSKKLNSDRTSSEAVPDLGTILVKRCSKLEKDIEDSKRNNEIAFEMKGKRLRGGLNVVGGQTSRDVSEVPSLDKFLVKHVSRLEKEVQEAKNRRETEPRRGRLTMRKIKVDSSASDEQSENIIFSEGVEEKENADLNKEVFKIYEMEQKKCNVGAGESSLQIGQVNLRATESFHQRKQAGNNVTDCESLDKILVKHVSRLEKEKMSISSKEEVVEVKSSETRSRLHMNYEGGLDQVLVKHKSRLEREKVVAAQQPDHWIRPSVARREARERELQEAWGGISLGNSMKPHLSKLEQDKAAWIKAEEDERRKAMKGGM